The genomic region CAATGCAATCCACCGGGCAAGGGGCAACGCATAAGTCGCAGCCGGTGCACTCATCTTCAATGACGGTATGCATCTGTTTAGCAGCCCCAATGATGGCATCGACGGGGCACGCCTGAATGCACTTGGTGCATCCAATACACTCTGCTTCGCGAATAAAAGCGACGGTATCTTCCGTCGCTGCTTCACCATCTAACGGTTCTGGTTCCCGGCCTAACAAGTCGGCTAATGCATGAATGGTCGCGTCGCCGCCAGGCGGGCATTTGTTGATGGCATCGCCTTGGTTAATGGCTTCAGCATAAGGGCGACAGCCGGGGTAGCCGCATTGACCGCATTGGGTTTGCGGGAGCAGCGTATTAATTTGCTCTACCAGCGGGTTCTCTTCACTCTTGAAACGCTCGCTGGCCATACCTAGCAGTGCTCCAAACAGAATCCCTAAGCCCGTAAGCACGCCAATGGCGCTAATAATGCCCCACCAGGAAAAAGTTTCGCCCATGGGTTACCCCTGCACCAAGCCAGAAAAACCAAGAAATGCCAGCGACATAAGGCTTGCAGTAATCATTGCGATGGCTGCTCCCTTAAACGGCACGGGAATATCAGCACTGGCGAGACGCTCGCGCATAGCGGCGAACAGCACCAAAATCAACGAGAAGCCTAGTGCGGCGCCTAGGCCATAAAGCGTCGTGTGGAAAAAGCTCAGCTCACGGTTTAGTGACAGCAGCGCTACCCCGAGAACGGCACAGTTAGTGGTGATCAGCGGCAAAAAAATACCCAGCACCTGATGCAGCAGCGGACTGAGCTGGCGCACCATGATTTCAGTGAACTGTACGACGGCAGCAATCACCACAATAAAGCTAATGGTACGCAGGTAGGTAATATCAAACGGCACCAGAAGACCGTGATACACCACGTAGCTGGCAGCGGAGGCCAGCGTTAACACAAAGGTGGTGGCCAGCGACATGCCCATTGCTGATTCCAGCTTGTTGGAAACGCCCATAAAGGGGCATAGCCCTAAAAACTGTACCAGGACGAAGTTATTAACCAGTGCAGTGCTGATCAAAATGATAAAGAGTTCACTCATGGCGGGGTATTGTGCGTAGAAATAGTCTCTTTGGCTAGCGGTGGTGCATAAAGTCGCACCTGATGTCGGCCCGCTTTTTTCGCCTCATAAAGGGCTTGGTCGGCGGTGCTCATTAATGCAGACGCAGTTAGGCCGTCATTCACATTCAGGGAGCTGATACCAATGCTAAAGGTAACGTGTGGGGAGACCGGTGAAAACGCATGGGGATAGTTAAGCGCATCAATGGCCATTGTAATGGTGTTGGCTAAACGGTGAGCTTCGCCGACAGGCATCTCTGCAAGAACAGAGAACTCTTCGCCGCCTGTGCGTGCAATCACAACGTCATGACGTTCAGCTAACTCCTGAAGTTTTTTGCCGACCGTTGTCAGACAGTGGTCTCCCTTAGGGTGGCCATAATTGTCATTAAAGAGCTTGAAATGGTCAATATCGAGCATCATCACAGCGACCGACGTGTTATTGGCTATTGCTTGTTCTACGGCGCGCTGTAGCTCTTGATCAAAAAGACGGCGATTAGGCAAGCCGGTCAAGGTATCGTGCGTGGAAAGAACGCTCAGTTTTTCATTGAGCTGACGCTGGTGAGTAAACTGATGCTCAAACGTTCTAGCGAGAAGGCCAATCTCGTCATTGCGTGAAGAAAGTTCATGTTGAAAAGCAGGTTGCGTGTCGAGCTGTTGAGTGAGTCGGGTGAGTTTGCGCAGCGGAGTTAAAATCATGTGTTGCAATAATACTAGGACGGCCACAATCACCAGGAACATCATGACGCCAGTCCAGATCAGCACATAGCGTAATGAACGTAGGCCTGCTAAGTAGCGGTCGCGTTGAAGGCGGCTGCTGATAGCAATAGTAGCGCCAGGCTGGTAAGCAGCCAGATAACGCTCGGCAAGCACGGTGTTACCCATAATCGTCGAGGTGGTCCGAGATTCAGGCAGTGATGACACTGTGCGTACCGTCAACGATAGCGGCATACCGGTGAGTTCACTTAGCACGCTCAGCCAGTCACTGTTCATGGCGCGGACTTTAAATAGCCAGCCAGTGGGCGGACCGCTAGAGTCAGTGCGCAGAATTGGGCTGGACGCGACCATGGTCGGCGAGGGGTGGGTATAAAGTACATTGTGCTCTTTGTCGCTATCTTCTTGGATGAAGCGCTGCATTGAGACTACATAAGGCATCATCCAGCTGCACGCTTGGGTAGCCGTTTCACAGGTTTGATACTGCCCTGTAGTAGGGTTCAAGCCGCCAAGAAAGTGCACCTCACCATCGGCGTTAAAAAAAGCCATCAATTTATAGCGCATCTCTTCAAACATGCTCTGGCTAAAGTTCACCTCGGCGTAGCGCGGGTAGTTGCCTTGAACAAATTCGTAGGTGTCATCCCAAGTGGCCCAGTCGCGTGCCTGGGCAAGTAGCTGCTGCTTGTTGACGATAACACTGCGTTCAAGCCGATCCATTTCATTAACAATTATCGACTGCTCTTCTCTATATAGAGCCGGGAAAAAAACAAGCTTGGTTAACAGGCCCAGTGTGATCACTGCCAATAAAAACACGCCCGCAAGGGCAATCAAAAAGCGCAAGCGCAGCGAGGCGGTACAGTGATGAGCCATAGAGCATCTCGGGTGAACGTCAGATTGGGCTATTATTTTTATTTTGGATAATAAAAGGGCAGAGGCGTAAAACCTCTGCCCTTTGCGGTTAACATAGTGAAGTTACGTGACGCGCTGACCTGGCTCTGCGCCGGAGTCGGGGGAGAGCAGGTAAATGCCCTCGCTATCAGCGGACGCCAGCACCATGCCTTCTGAAACGCCAAAACGCATTTTACGCGGCGCCAAGTTAGCCACCATCACCGTTAAGCGGCCCTCTAGCGCTTCTGGCGAGTAAGCTGATCGAATGCC from Halomonas sp. 7T harbors:
- the rsxB gene encoding electron transport complex subunit RsxB, which gives rise to MGETFSWWGIISAIGVLTGLGILFGALLGMASERFKSEENPLVEQINTLLPQTQCGQCGYPGCRPYAEAINQGDAINKCPPGGDATIHALADLLGREPEPLDGEAATEDTVAFIREAECIGCTKCIQACPVDAIIGAAKQMHTVIEDECTGCDLCVAPCPVDCIDMLPRSKPLSQWQPLIGASAIIASDRPQDRSEHARL
- the rsxA gene encoding electron transport complex subunit RsxA, whose translation is MSELFIILISTALVNNFVLVQFLGLCPFMGVSNKLESAMGMSLATTFVLTLASAASYVVYHGLLVPFDITYLRTISFIVVIAAVVQFTEIMVRQLSPLLHQVLGIFLPLITTNCAVLGVALLSLNRELSFFHTTLYGLGAALGFSLILVLFAAMRERLASADIPVPFKGAAIAMITASLMSLAFLGFSGLVQG
- a CDS encoding diguanylate cyclase domain-containing protein — its product is MAHHCTASLRLRFLIALAGVFLLAVITLGLLTKLVFFPALYREEQSIIVNEMDRLERSVIVNKQQLLAQARDWATWDDTYEFVQGNYPRYAEVNFSQSMFEEMRYKLMAFFNADGEVHFLGGLNPTTGQYQTCETATQACSWMMPYVVSMQRFIQEDSDKEHNVLYTHPSPTMVASSPILRTDSSGPPTGWLFKVRAMNSDWLSVLSELTGMPLSLTVRTVSSLPESRTTSTIMGNTVLAERYLAAYQPGATIAISSRLQRDRYLAGLRSLRYVLIWTGVMMFLVIVAVLVLLQHMILTPLRKLTRLTQQLDTQPAFQHELSSRNDEIGLLARTFEHQFTHQRQLNEKLSVLSTHDTLTGLPNRRLFDQELQRAVEQAIANNTSVAVMMLDIDHFKLFNDNYGHPKGDHCLTTVGKKLQELAERHDVVIARTGGEEFSVLAEMPVGEAHRLANTITMAIDALNYPHAFSPVSPHVTFSIGISSLNVNDGLTASALMSTADQALYEAKKAGRHQVRLYAPPLAKETISTHNTPP